In Rattus norvegicus strain BN/NHsdMcwi chromosome 1, GRCr8, whole genome shotgun sequence, a genomic segment contains:
- the Saxo2 gene encoding stabilizer of axonemal microtubules 2 isoform 2 (isoform 2 is encoded by transcript variant 2) — protein sequence MRNWCLCQICTCGSDYRPYEVVKQPRHMPEEYKPKQGEIDLGTTYKRDFNPYKVQPVVKVRPVERQEVKKGKLDTVPTYKDDYRSWDIQKCELCKPEQAYHPPDVKFGNSTTFQDDYVPREIQPRPSFKPCSVVKCPVGPFNGDTSHRRDYVPHQLEVKFARPKEVYKPTDQPFEDLTTHRNDFQGLTGETAKICRPPYTRVTQNIQFKGSTEFRDSFQPWEIPPPKVKKVAEYVPPSGSMQLDSTSHLDYVPYRASRVVAIRPVSHRRQSNFPFQGKSTMKEDFPAWESCRQGLIKQQQQIPNPSGKFEGLSTFRSHFVPHELIPTESCKPLNEALKSSVPLDDVTMYSIQFTPKKQEICPASYPSPPGYIFENTNSQGHKFFRKIIPAVKAF from the exons ATGAGGAACTGGTGTCTGTGCCAGATTTGCACCTGCGG GTCAGATTATCGCCCTTATGAAGTAGTCAAGCAGCCTCGCCACATGCCTGAAGAATATAAACCCAAACAGGGGGAAATTGATCTTGGTACTACCTACAAGCGAGATTTTAATCCTTACAAAGTACAGCCCGTGGTAAAAGTCCGGCCTGTGGAAAGACAAGAAGTTAAAAAAGGAAAGTTGGACACTGTCCCAACTTATAAAG ATGATTATAGATCTTGGGATATTCAGAAATGTGAACTGTGTAAACCAGAGCAAGCTTACCATCCCCCAGATGTGAAATTCGGAAACTCAACTACATTTCAGGATGACTATGTTCCCCGGGAGATACAGCCTAGGCCAAGCTTTAAGCCCTGCTCTGTGGTCAAGTGTCCTGTAGGCCCTTTTAATGGTGATACAAGTCATCGTCGAGATTATGTACCTCATCAGCTAGAAGTCAAGTTTGCAAGGCCAAAAGAAGTTTATAAGCCTACTGACCAGCCTTTTGAGGATCTCACCACTCACCGGAATGACTTTCAGGGTCTTACTGGTGAAACTGCAAAAATCTGCAGACCTCCCTATACCAGAGTGACCCAAAACATTCAGTTTAAAGGAAGCACTGAATTCCGTGACAGTTTCCAACCGTGGGAAATCCCACCACCCAAAGTGAAGAAAGTAGCAGAGTATGTGCCTCCTTCAGGAAGCATGCAGTTGGACAGCACCAGCCACCTTGACTATGTTCCCTACCGGGCCAGCCGTGTTGTTGCCATTCGGCCAGTTTCTCACAGAAGGCAAAGCAATTTTCCTTTCCAAGGAAAGAGCACCATGAAGGAAGATTTTCCAGCATGGGAAAGTTGTCGTCAAGGACTTATTAAGCAGCAGCAACAAATTCCCAACCCATCTGGAAAATTTGAGGGTTTGAGCACTTTCAGATCTCACTTTGTGCCACATGAATTGATTCCAACAGAGAGCTGCAAACCTTTAAATGAAGCTCTTAAGAGTTCAGTTCCACTTGATGATGTCACCATGTATTCTATACAGTTCACACCGAAGAAACAGGAAATCTGCCCAGCTAGCTATCCTTCTCCTCCTggttatatatttgaaaatacaaaTTCCCAAGGGCATAAATTCTTTCGCAAGATTATTCCTGCAGTGAAGGCCTTTTAG
- the Saxo2 gene encoding stabilizer of axonemal microtubules 2 isoform X1: MEKYPKYGDVLPPQSLKPKPGFQAYRGKMEGVTTFKSDYRPYEVVKQPRHMPEEYKPKQGEIDLGTTYKRDFNPYKVQPVVKVRPVERQEVKKGKLDTVPTYKDDYRSWDIQKCELCKPEQAYHPPDVKFGNSTTFQDDYVPREIQPRPSFKPCSVVKCPVGPFNGDTSHRRDYVPHQLEVKFARPKEVYKPTDQPFEDLTTHRNDFQGLTGETAKICRPPYTRVTQNIQFKGSTEFRDSFQPWEIPPPKVKKVAEYVPPSGSMQLDSTSHLDYVPYRASRVVAIRPVSHRRQSNFPFQGKSTMKEDFPAWESCRQGLIKQQQQIPNPSGKFEGLSTFRSHFVPHELIPTESCKPLNEALKSSVPLDDVTMYSIQFTPKKQEICPASYPSPPGYIFENTNSQGHKFFRKIIPAVKAF; encoded by the exons ATGGAaaaatacccaaaatatggtGATGTTCTCCCACCGCAGAGTCTTAAACCAAAGCCAGGATTTCAAGCATACCGTGGTAAAATGGAAGGAGTAACCACATTTaa GTCAGATTATCGCCCTTATGAAGTAGTCAAGCAGCCTCGCCACATGCCTGAAGAATATAAACCCAAACAGGGGGAAATTGATCTTGGTACTACCTACAAGCGAGATTTTAATCCTTACAAAGTACAGCCCGTGGTAAAAGTCCGGCCTGTGGAAAGACAAGAAGTTAAAAAAGGAAAGTTGGACACTGTCCCAACTTATAAAG ATGATTATAGATCTTGGGATATTCAGAAATGTGAACTGTGTAAACCAGAGCAAGCTTACCATCCCCCAGATGTGAAATTCGGAAACTCAACTACATTTCAGGATGACTATGTTCCCCGGGAGATACAGCCTAGGCCAAGCTTTAAGCCCTGCTCTGTGGTCAAGTGTCCTGTAGGCCCTTTTAATGGTGATACAAGTCATCGTCGAGATTATGTACCTCATCAGCTAGAAGTCAAGTTTGCAAGGCCAAAAGAAGTTTATAAGCCTACTGACCAGCCTTTTGAGGATCTCACCACTCACCGGAATGACTTTCAGGGTCTTACTGGTGAAACTGCAAAAATCTGCAGACCTCCCTATACCAGAGTGACCCAAAACATTCAGTTTAAAGGAAGCACTGAATTCCGTGACAGTTTCCAACCGTGGGAAATCCCACCACCCAAAGTGAAGAAAGTAGCAGAGTATGTGCCTCCTTCAGGAAGCATGCAGTTGGACAGCACCAGCCACCTTGACTATGTTCCCTACCGGGCCAGCCGTGTTGTTGCCATTCGGCCAGTTTCTCACAGAAGGCAAAGCAATTTTCCTTTCCAAGGAAAGAGCACCATGAAGGAAGATTTTCCAGCATGGGAAAGTTGTCGTCAAGGACTTATTAAGCAGCAGCAACAAATTCCCAACCCATCTGGAAAATTTGAGGGTTTGAGCACTTTCAGATCTCACTTTGTGCCACATGAATTGATTCCAACAGAGAGCTGCAAACCTTTAAATGAAGCTCTTAAGAGTTCAGTTCCACTTGATGATGTCACCATGTATTCTATACAGTTCACACCGAAGAAACAGGAAATCTGCCCAGCTAGCTATCCTTCTCCTCCTggttatatatttgaaaatacaaaTTCCCAAGGGCATAAATTCTTTCGCAAGATTATTCCTGCAGTGAAGGCCTTTTAG
- the Saxo2 gene encoding stabilizer of axonemal microtubules 2 isoform 1 (isoform 1 is encoded by transcript variant 1): MRNWCLCQICTCGRHRCPHGITRVYEHSGISCPTTEYMEKYPKYGDVLPPQSLKPKPGFQAYRGKMEGVTTFKSDYRPYEVVKQPRHMPEEYKPKQGEIDLGTTYKRDFNPYKVQPVVKVRPVERQEVKKGKLDTVPTYKDDYRSWDIQKCELCKPEQAYHPPDVKFGNSTTFQDDYVPREIQPRPSFKPCSVVKCPVGPFNGDTSHRRDYVPHQLEVKFARPKEVYKPTDQPFEDLTTHRNDFQGLTGETAKICRPPYTRVTQNIQFKGSTEFRDSFQPWEIPPPKVKKVAEYVPPSGSMQLDSTSHLDYVPYRASRVVAIRPVSHRRQSNFPFQGKSTMKEDFPAWESCRQGLIKQQQQIPNPSGKFEGLSTFRSHFVPHELIPTESCKPLNEALKSSVPLDDVTMYSIQFTPKKQEICPASYPSPPGYIFENTNSQGHKFFRKIIPAVKAF, from the exons ATGAGGAACTGGTGTCTGTGCCAGATTTGCACCTGCGG ACGGCATCGTTGTCCACATGGAATCACGAGGGTTTATGAGCATTCTGGCATATCTTGCCCTACGACGGAGTATATGGAaaaatacccaaaatatggtGATGTTCTCCCACCGCAGAGTCTTAAACCAAAGCCAGGATTTCAAGCATACCGTGGTAAAATGGAAGGAGTAACCACATTTaa GTCAGATTATCGCCCTTATGAAGTAGTCAAGCAGCCTCGCCACATGCCTGAAGAATATAAACCCAAACAGGGGGAAATTGATCTTGGTACTACCTACAAGCGAGATTTTAATCCTTACAAAGTACAGCCCGTGGTAAAAGTCCGGCCTGTGGAAAGACAAGAAGTTAAAAAAGGAAAGTTGGACACTGTCCCAACTTATAAAG ATGATTATAGATCTTGGGATATTCAGAAATGTGAACTGTGTAAACCAGAGCAAGCTTACCATCCCCCAGATGTGAAATTCGGAAACTCAACTACATTTCAGGATGACTATGTTCCCCGGGAGATACAGCCTAGGCCAAGCTTTAAGCCCTGCTCTGTGGTCAAGTGTCCTGTAGGCCCTTTTAATGGTGATACAAGTCATCGTCGAGATTATGTACCTCATCAGCTAGAAGTCAAGTTTGCAAGGCCAAAAGAAGTTTATAAGCCTACTGACCAGCCTTTTGAGGATCTCACCACTCACCGGAATGACTTTCAGGGTCTTACTGGTGAAACTGCAAAAATCTGCAGACCTCCCTATACCAGAGTGACCCAAAACATTCAGTTTAAAGGAAGCACTGAATTCCGTGACAGTTTCCAACCGTGGGAAATCCCACCACCCAAAGTGAAGAAAGTAGCAGAGTATGTGCCTCCTTCAGGAAGCATGCAGTTGGACAGCACCAGCCACCTTGACTATGTTCCCTACCGGGCCAGCCGTGTTGTTGCCATTCGGCCAGTTTCTCACAGAAGGCAAAGCAATTTTCCTTTCCAAGGAAAGAGCACCATGAAGGAAGATTTTCCAGCATGGGAAAGTTGTCGTCAAGGACTTATTAAGCAGCAGCAACAAATTCCCAACCCATCTGGAAAATTTGAGGGTTTGAGCACTTTCAGATCTCACTTTGTGCCACATGAATTGATTCCAACAGAGAGCTGCAAACCTTTAAATGAAGCTCTTAAGAGTTCAGTTCCACTTGATGATGTCACCATGTATTCTATACAGTTCACACCGAAGAAACAGGAAATCTGCCCAGCTAGCTATCCTTCTCCTCCTggttatatatttgaaaatacaaaTTCCCAAGGGCATAAATTCTTTCGCAAGATTATTCCTGCAGTGAAGGCCTTTTAG